In the genome of Hirundo rustica isolate bHirRus1 chromosome 16, bHirRus1.pri.v3, whole genome shotgun sequence, the window TTCTGAGTAGTTCAGATGGGGCCAAAATCCACGGAGGGAATCCAAAAAGCCACCTGTGAGGAAGCAGTAAAGAGCCACCACTCCCTTGAGCACAAAGCGATCTTGGTGTGACAGGGGCGAGGGCGAGCCCAGGGAAGATCGACTTTACAGGGGGAAGACCAGGAAGCCAGAGAACGTCGAGTACTGCCATCCACCCACCAgatttcccttctccagcttcaGGTAAACCTTGTCCTCCTTGTCCAGGTACAACAGGACCCCGTTGGTGGCGGCTTCGCGGGTGACGTCCTTGTCCCCAGCGAAAGCGGAGATCACTGGCTTCCCGTTCAGCATCAAATTCACCTGCAAGAGAGCCCCTGAGAAGCTCTAATTAACGGCAAAACATCGAGAGCTACCCCTGAACATCAGCCACAGCGCAAGGGCCCGATCCTCAgtgcttttggggctgttttAAGCTAATAATGACGTTTATTTGGCACGTGGATGATCCTGAGCTGGACCTGCAGCTGAGTGAGGCATCACCTCAGTTGGTAGCGCTTTGCTTATCTCAAGGGTTATTTagtcacacaggaaaaaaaatatatatatattttcaaggAATTTGGGCACCCAGAGATGTTACAGGAGGTGCCAGAAGCACCACAGCAGGCTGGGAGCTTACACTTCACTGGGAGAAAAACGTGTGCCCCTCTCAATAGTGATGGCAGCCCAGTTCTGAAGTTTAGAGCAGATTTTTAGCTTTATGAATGGACTCTGTCTTTGCTGTAAAACACTTCTGcaagccagcacagcctctgctctgaAAGCAGCATCCCTAAATGAAGATGGGTAGGGTTGGGGGAATGGGCAGATCCAGGCATTTTCCATTTCCCCCGTGGCGAGctcccagctttgctgtttcTCCTTTCCAAGCAGCTCTAATGCCGCCACAGGGGGTGAATTATGGGATGCTTTACCCACATCCTTGCCTGTGTCCCCATTAATTTCAGTGGGAGCCACCACAGAATAAATCCGTGCTCAGCAGAAGtcagggctgcagaggctggCTTTTATTTGGGATTCACCTGTCTGGGAAATCCACTTAATCAGCTGTCTCCAGGGAACGCAATTGCAGTTTAATGATATTTAATGGCTCTAACAGATGTTGTGGGGGCAGAGGAACATCACTCGTGTGGGAATTCTGCAGGTGATTTAGTGGGGCTGAGACTCAAACCAGTCTGATCCACTGCAAAggtttctgcttctcctccccaTTTACCTCGCAGGAAAAGGGCATCAAGGCTTTCCTCACTGCTTGGCTCGGGTTTCTCACACTTTCTGTTCCATCAGGTTCCCCTGGAATCATCTGACAGGGATTTAATCCCAGCTGGGATGATCCCACACTGACCCTTCCAAAACAGAGCCAAGCAAACCCATCCATCACTTCAGAATCTCTCACCCGTGGAAGGTTTCAGGCCATGCCACGGGTTGGAACATTCCCTGCCTAACTCCCAGGTCTGAGCTCCTGGTTTGTGAAATGTCGGAGCTGGGCTTCCAGAACCCGAGGCTTGGCATCTTTCTTTGGGCATTTTAAATCCACTGAAGTGGCTGACATACAGTTGTTCAACCTTCAGAGAGTGAAAAGAACCCTTTTTGAGTGCATTAAACAGGTTGGAAGCTCATTATGGAGATTTTCATGAGGTCAGTGTTTCATTTAAGGCTTTGCCATTGACCTGATTGGAATTTCCACCGTAAACTGAAGGGGGATTTCACCAGAGGTGGGAGCGTGGctctccccagctctctgccaTCTCCACTTTTCCCAGGAGCTCCACCAGCaacccagagcagcctcagagAAATGCCTgatccctcctcctgcagaaaTCCACCTCAGCTCAGCCTGGCAGGTGAAAAACcacacccaggagcaggggagagcagggaaaagcctCAGAAACTCCCGAGGGTGGAAACAGAGGttcctccagctctggaaaGCCAGGAGGTGCCACAGCAGCTGCGTGACCTGGCAGGGAGATGAAGGAATTACACCAAGGGATTTGCTGTTGGCTCAGCAAGGGGATGTTCAGgaatttaaaggctttttttttcccccctcttgtATTTAATTAAGCAGCTCTGTTGTAATTAAGCTACAGCAGGAAGTGCATAATTGCCCATTTTCTCTAATATATCGCACACCTCTTATACATTATATGgtgaaaaaagaagtttaaattgCTGTAAATGTTCCCTAGAAGACATTGCTGTAGTAATGTAACCAACTTGGTGTTCAGCACACTGAGGGCATAACCAGGCACCTGGCACCACATGCCAGGGCACAAATTGTCCCAAAAATACTCAAACCTGGCACCCAGAACTCCTGTGCTCCACACAGGGAGTTTAACCTGCGGCAAAACACAACTCTTCAATGGCGTTTAAGTGAAATCCAGAGCTTTCTTTTACTCTTGGGTCGTTCATTCTGCTGAATGCTCTGTGTCACCCCAGATATTCACGGCATGGAGGTGAAGCTGTGGGGATTTATCTGAGGTGAGGATCCTGCCTcagtaatttgaaattaatggaCTCTACTGCTAGGAAGTCAACAGCACAGGTTGCTGTAAATGaagttgtttttccttaaaatcaTATCAAGTGCTCCCGTGCTCAGCCAGTATTCTATCCTAAATGAACAATTTAAAGAAAGGTTTTATAATGGCTCTCATCAACATACCTGGATTGTTTGGCTCTGGTAGACTTTAATTACGTGAAAATTGAAACTGTAAATTCCTTTCCGTGGTGCTACAAAGACAGACTCCAACGTGAAAAAATTGCCCACATTTACAAGGATCTGCAGACAGAAAAGTACGGCACAGGGATTAGTACAGGTGGTGAGTGCTAAAGAGAAATCCAGATCATCAACTTTAGAAACCTGTGGAACAAATTTTAATCCACATCTAAGCTGGtttattaattttctctcaATTACTTTGGAATAACTCATAAAATGGATATTTAATTGTATTTATAGGACAGCTTTACCACAAATAAACTAAGGTGGGAATTATTTCTCACTTTGCTACTGAACCATACCCTCGAGTCCTTTCTTCCATGCATGTTTTTCAAGAGGCGTTTTTGTTCATCATTCCCCCAGAATGACAAGAGAACAGCAATTCTGGGAGTGGCTTTTGGCTGGGAAGCGATGAGATGAGAACTCCAATTCTGGATGAAAAGTGCTTTTGGCTGGGAAGCGATGGCCCAGCCACCAGTGCCTTCCCAAGGGAGCAGGGGTGAGCAAGGGCTGCAGGAACAACACGAGCGTCCCCAGGTCACAGCAGGCTGAGTTACTGGAGTACCTTTCAGCTGTTTTTACGAGCACTGATAATAATTTGGGTTTAATTAAGCAGAGAGAAGTGACAGAGGGGAACATAGGAGATGAGTGCATCGCCCGTGTGCTGTACACCCGCTGTAATGacttcatttccctttttttctacCTGATTATGCATTATTTCTAACTGATATTTCCGGGCTCCCCTGTGCCAGGCGCAGCCCTCGGGAGCCTCTGGGACTGCCCGCGGGGTTTTAGGGTCGTTTGCAGCGCCAGCGCTGAGCTGTGTGGCACATCTGGCCACAGCTGTCACCACAGGTGGCTGCTGGCCTCAGCAGGGTGGAGGAACACGAAGAACCATCGGTCTCACGGACTTTGGGCTCGCCCCAGGACGGGAGCTGGGATTAGAAGGTGAGCTGGTGTCTGCAGGGCAATAttggagctgagcagagccgGACGGGACCCTGAATGAAAGTTAAAGGCTTTTCCCTCAGGATTCTCGTTTCTTCCCCTCCCAAAAGCTGCACAAACCGTCTGAACCTTCACAGGCTGCACCTGAGATCCGCCTGTCCCCCTCGGGGCGATGTCACCCCACGGGTGCCACCGAGCGCTGCTGCCCCGGCACCTCCCGGGCTCGGTCCCGCTTCTCCCGGGGCCGCAGGTGCGGAGGGGCCGGTGCGGCACCCGGGGGGACAAACGGGGAACCTCAGcatgccccagccccagccggccctgccctgccctccctgcccctccgcCTCGGATTCCCAACCTTCCTCCgggatgcagggaaggagccAAGCGGCACCTGTTGGTGCGCGGGGGATGCGCGGGGGATGCGCTCACCTGGTCGAAGTAGATGATGCGCGTCTTGTTGCTCATCTCGGAGGGCTCGTGGTTGGTGCTCCGCACGGCCGAGAAGGCCACCTTGGAGTTGGCCGCCCGCACGGAGATGCCCAGCGGCGAGGAGGACGAGCCCTTGGCGTCGGGGGCCGGGTTGGAGTCGCAGACCACCAGGCACTTGCCCTCCAGCACGATGGGCTCCGTGTCGTTCTGCGCCGCCACGACGCGGCCGCCCAGcgccagggccagcagcagcagccgccagCCCATGGTCCGCAcccgcggccgctccgcgccccgcTCCGGCCACCGCGGGAGCTCCGCGCACCCTGCGCCTCCTCCGGCCGCGCTCTCCGCTCTGCTCGCCTCCTCCTCCCACCGCCACCACTCTGTGCcgccttcttcttcttcttcctcttcttcttcttcttcttcttcttcttcttcttctccttctccttctccttctccttctccttctccttctccttctccttctccttcttcttctctttctctttctccttctccttcctcctcttcttcttctccttcctcctcttcttcttctccttcctcctcttcttctctttctcttttctttcttgctttctttctctccGTCCCCGGCTCCTCCCTTAAATCACGCCGCAAAAGCTGCCCGGCGAAACAGGCGCTGTCCAGAACgccctttcctcccctctctccgCATCAAAAAAGAGCCTGAGAAAGGGaggtgaggggggaaaaaaaaccctcggGCGAATTACTGCTGAGAGAGAGAAGCGAGAAGTGGCGGAGAAATAAACCCATTCGGCGGTGCCGCGACTGCCGGCAGTTCCAGCTGGAGCTCCGAGATGCTCGGAGCGGAGAGCTCGGAGCGGAGAGCTGGGAGCGGAGAGCTGGGAGCGGAGAGCTGGGAGCTTCCCGGGAGCTGCCAGGCGCTGCCTCTGGCAGCAGCGGCGGGAGCTGCAcactcctcctctctctctctgtgtttctctgtctctccctcccctcccctcggCAGCACTTATGTCACAGCGAACCTGCCCAGCTCTCACCCAGCGCGGTCTGCTCCAGGTTCCATCCCCCGAATCCCTCCCCTGGGCACGGCCCCCTGCTCACACACACTGCCGtcctccctggcagctcctggagaggcTGCAAAGCCCGGGGGGAAGCGCCAGAGCATCGCAGCATCCCCGAATtcgggaggaggaggatgggaaagggctgcagcccccctgGAAGGCAGCACCAGAAGCTGCCGGAGTGTCCCAGGCATGGAGCTCCTGGGCAGGACACCCCGAGCCCTGCAGGGGAAGAGCTTCCCTCAAATCCCGCCCCGAGACCCCCGGCAGGGCTGTCCTGCCGGCTCTTGGGGGATGGACCCACCCTCACGGTGTGATTTAACCCCTCTGCCCGTGATTAATCCGTTTTCATGGTGCACGGTGCAAGGCTGAGCGGGTAACTCAGCTGGGTTCTCCCACGAGTTTCGAGATTGTTGAAAACATGAGAGGCTTGGTGCTGGTGGTGCCTTCCAGACAAGACCTTTCCTGCGTCACCTGGTTTGGAATAACCTCGTGGCGAGTAACTCGCTTCAGGGACTGGCAGAGATGGCACTGTGCTCCCAGAAGCAGAATTGGCTGCACTGATTTCCATCCAAACCGAAAAAGCGCCAGTGGTTCGTAAGATATCGAGCAGGTGGTTTTTAGATTGATGCCTTTCAGCAAATTTTTTGTGCCTGTGAGAGCACAAATGTGTCCTGTGTCAAGCACAACGAGAGCAGCCTCCATTCCCTGCTTGGCCAAGGCATCTCTGGGTTCAGGCAGAAGAAATtaaggaagcagcaggaaactAAGAGGAGGaataaaaagcaccaaaatCCACAATTCCTGTTATTCCTGTTAAAAATGTGCACACAAATTTCAATTGGAACTTGAAACTGCTGATGGTTTTGAGAGATCAGTCATTTGTCGGAGATTAAAGACTTGACAATCATTTTAGAAACTCggctttgattttgttttgttgtggacAATGGCATCGACTGTCCCTGTGGATATtattcccagtatcccatccagccctgccctctggcagtttgaagccattccctgtgtgctgtccctccgTTCCTTATCCAGaatctctccatctttcttgcagctccttcaggccctgtGAGGCCATGCTGAGCTCACCCCAAATCttctctccaggtgaacattcccagcctttcctcccagcagagctgctccatccctgggatcaccctggagcctcctctgggctctctgtgGCAGCTCCAGGTCGTGCCCGTGCTGGGATGATTTCCACTGGAGCAAATGGGCTGGAATTTGGCCAGGGCACCCCACACCTGGaccagtgcagagctggggcgTGGCCACCAACTTCCTCCACTTGCTGCTCCAAGAGACATCGGGGCTACAAATAACATCGATAATCCCCAAATCCACACCtcagggagcagcctggagagTCCCTATCACCAAAATACCTGATCCACATCAGGAAAcacctcctccttttttcccctacccaaacagaaggaagagagcTCCGAGGTTATATGTGATAATCCTCGTTTGGgtggctgagctgggctttAATTGCTGAGCAAAAGGAGGGAGGTTTGCAGGGGATGCTGTGGGAGAGGTGAATTGGAAAGTGGAGTTTGCATTTAATTCGTGAGCAACAAGGTTAATGATTGTTCTTACTTTATCTGACAAAGAATTTCTCAGTATCGATCCAGCTCCCTCTAACAGGgattttgtgtttcttcctttgaagtaaaaatgagcaaaataaacagcaacagCACACAACAATGGAAATTCAGTTAGATTAAGCTCAcagcttctttccttttctggaCAGACACCGTGGAAGCCTAAAACTGCCTCCAGCTGGAAGAATTTTGTGTTTCACAGGAGACTTCCAGCACTGAGGCAGCTTTCTGTCAGAGGGAAGAGCCACAGGGAGAATCAGGATAAAACCATGTCTGCATTTACATTTCCTGTTACCACTCGCCTTCTAAACCTGCATTAAACACAACTTCTGTATCAATATTGCATGACACCTCCCAAATCTCTTCGGAAGCAGAACATCTTGCTTTGTATAATTAGTCTTTTGCCTCACAAAAGGGAGGAATAATCTGCCTCAGACTTCCTCTCACGCTTTTTAAGCTTCGTGCTCGGAGGCCTTTGGAATTTTTCTAACCCCTCGGTGCTGGAgccctccttcctctcctcacctttcttctccagactaatTATGTTTTCCCTTCTGTCGGGCTGAGCTTTGTGTTTGCTGAGTGTGGAGATGTTTTTGCAGGgagctgagcacccccagcccctccaggatCTCCCACccggagcaggagctgtggggagagggggaCCAGGGGGCTTCCATCCCAGAACACTGCTGGCAATCCCTGTTGGATTATCCCTTTCCTGACCCAGAGATGGGGCTCCTGAGAAGTGtcttaaagatttttattctattttcagtctcatgtgAAGGGTGAGACAAcacagatgttacaattcacaccatcacaatcagaagccaaactatttcctaaCTCCAATCCATTATAAGCGTTTTTTGGCccatcagcttttgccacacaatgctgtGAATGTTTCTAAGCCAATCGCCTAAAAATCCCCCTCGTGGGTCCCAATACACCTTTCACAGTTCTATTTTCATATTTACACGTTCCATATATTCACCTTCCATGGCTCTGTTTCTCCAAAGTATCCAGTCCATTCCCAGGGCCATCATTTCAAGCTTGTTCCCAGTTCCATTTCTCTCCCAGCGATGTCTGTCCTGTGCCCTGGCCGTTCTCAGCCCGCACACTTTATCTCAGAGTCTGCACAcgggtgcccagggctgtgggaatgCACAGTCCCACACCTGAGCAGGTGTTTCCATGTAGGGGAAGGTTTCAGGCTCACCCCGTGCTGTTCTTACAAGGTAAAGGACACAGAAACCTGGTTGCTCTTTTCCCAGTGATTGGCGAGGTACCTGCACCTCAAAACCTGTTCCCAATTTCGTCAGGCAAgtgccaaaaaaccccacctggagCATTCAGTACTTTAAACCCTGCACAGAACTGCgcaattgcttttttttttttttggactgcCTTAGCAGTGCGAGAGATTTCTCTGCATCGCGTTCAActtctatttcttttgtttgataTGGTTTGCATTTTTGGCATTATTAAACCCCTTTCTTTTACAAAGCAcatccagagaagttgtctgAGAAGCTGCAGGTCAACCCTCGGACTCGATCCACCTTCACGGGGCTGATTTCGGGCTGGCCACGTGTGAGACC includes:
- the CBLN4 gene encoding cerebellin-4, encoding MGWRLLLLALALGGRVVAAQNDTEPIVLEGKCLVVCDSNPAPDAKGSSSSPLGISVRAANSKVAFSAVRSTNHEPSEMSNKTRIIYFDQILVNVGNFFTLESVFVAPRKGIYSFNFHVIKVYQSQTIQVNLMLNGKPVISAFAGDKDVTREAATNGVLLYLDKEDKVYLKLEKGNLVGGWQYSTFSGFLVFPL